GCCGAAGGCCTTGGTGACCCACGTGAACGTTGTCCCGCTGTCCGGGGAGTCGGCATTGAGCTCCCGGTAGGCAAGCGAGACCAGGATCATGGGGATGAAGCCGATCAGGAAGATTACAGGCAGCTGGAGTCCGGCCTCATTGACGGTAGGGCCCAATGCGCTGGTAAGGGTGTAGGCGGGGGCGATGGTGGAAATGCCGAGGACGACGACGGCGAGGAGCCCCAGCTGCCCACCCTTCAGTCCCTTGGCGGTGATACCGGATGAAGCGGGAGCTTCCCCGCCGGGGCCGGGGGAGGACGTGCTGGTGCGGAGTGTCTCTGTCATGGCACCACTTTCTGGAAGATTTATGACGACGGTCACTATATGAATGGCGTTCATTTAGTATGGGGGTGCCAGGCTTCCAGTGCAAGAGGAAATATGAATCACGTTCGTTTATGTCCCTTGGCGCCAATTAGTAAGCTCACTGAGAAATCGCAGCCATACCCGCTGCGGCGCCCTGCGGTGCTGGTAGGTTCGGCATTACTGGACCAATCGAGGAGGATGTATGAAAGCTTCACCGACCCTGACCAACAACCTGCAGGCCGTGCTCGCAGACCTGATCGAACTTCACGTCCAGGGCAAGCAGGCCCACTGGAACATCGTGGGCACCAATTTCCGGGACCTCCACCTGCAGTTGGACGAAATCGTGGACGCGGCACGCCAGTTCGCCGACGATACCGCAGAGCGCATGCGTGCGCTGCACGCACTTCCGGACGGCCGCAGCTCCACGGTTGCCGAATCCACCAGCCTGGCACAGTTCCCGGAAGGCCTGATCAGCACCAAGGACGCCATTGAGCGCATCGTCGCCGCTCTCGAGGCCGCAGTGGGCACCATGCGCAAGGTCCACGACGAGGTGGACGAGGAGGATCCCACCACGGCGGATCTGCTGCACGAGTTCATCGCGAAGCTGGAGCAGTTCGCCTGGATGGTGAATGCGGAAAACATGAAGCCAACCGCCAGCGTTACCGCCCCGGACGCAAAGTAGCCCGGCGGGATTAACCGGCAGCTAAAACAGGGCGCCCGGCGCCGGAGCCAAATGCTCCGGCGCCGGGCGCTTTTTCGTTGTCCCCTACGGGGCTGCTGCCCCGCCTCGCCTTAGACGGCTTTCGGGACTTTCCGAAGCACGACGGCGGCGAGCACTGCCGCTGCGGACATCAGTACCAGCCCGATGGCGGCCGTGATGTGAACCCCGGAATCAAAAGCGGTTGCCGCGGCCTCCCGGACGGCGTCCGCCAGGGGAGCAGGCAGGACTGAAGCCACTTCCATTGCGCCCGCCAGGGTTTCGCCGGCGCTGTGGGCGGCACCGGCCGGCGCCGCCTCCGACAACGCCGCAGGCAACCGGAGGTTGTGCTGGTAGGAGGCTGTGAGAATGGAGCCCAGTACCGCTGTTCCCATGAGTGCGCCCACCTCGTAGCCCGTTTCGGAAATTGCTGCGGCCGCACCCGACTTCTCCGGCGGGGCCGCGCCAAGGATCAGGTCATTGGAGATGGTTTCGGCTGTGCCCACGCCCAGCGCAAGGATCAGCAAGGCGGCCAGCAGGAGCGCCGGCCCGCCGCTGTGGTTCCCAAAGGCGACCAGGCTGTAGCCGGCAGCGCTGAGCGCCAGCCCGGTTCCCACCACGAAGCCGGGCCGCACCCGCCGGACGAGCGGCACCACCACGAGGCCGGCCACCACTGTGGCCACGAGTGCCGGAATCATCGCAACCCCCGCCGAGGATGGGGACATGCCCTCGAGGAGCTGCAGGTGTTGGGCCAGGAAGAGGATGAAGCCGTTGAATGAAAACAGGGCCAGCACGTTGGCCGTGATGGCCATGCTGAATACCCGGTTCCGGAACAGGGACATGTCCAGCAGCGGGCTGGCCAGCGTCAACTGCCGGCGGACAAAGACGGCTGCCATGGCCAGCCCGAAGGCCACGCTGCCCAGGCCCGCCGGTCCCGGGCCCTCGGTGGCGATGTCCTTGATTCCGTACACCACGGGAACCATGACCAGCAGCGAGAGCGCGATGCTGGGGACGTCCACTTTCCCCGGCGCCGGGTCCCTTGACTCCGGAATGAACAGCGGTCCGAAGGCCAGCAGGGGCAGCATGAGCGGTACGGCAACGAGGAAGACGGCGCCCCACCAGAACTGTTCCACCAGCCAGCCGCCAAAGATCGGTCCCAGGGCGGCGCCCCCGGAGAATCCTGCTGCCCAGATGGCGACGGCGAGCCTCCGGCGGTTGGGCTCCGGGAAGATGTTGCGGATCAGGGACAGCGTGGAGGGCATCAGCATAGCCCCGAAGAATCCCAGCGCTGCCCTGCCCGCGATGAGCCACTCCGGGCTCGGGGCAAAGGCTGTGGCCGCGGACAGTGCGGCAAATCCGATGCTCCCGATGATCAATAGCTTCCGCCGGCCGATGCGGTCGCCCAGGCTTCCCATGGACACAAGCAGTCCTGCCAGCACCAGCGGGTACGCGTCCACGATCCACAGAAGCTGGACGCCTGAGGGGTCCAGTGACCGTGCGATGGCAGGGAGGGCGAAAGTCAGTGCGGTGTTGTCCACCGCAACCAGCAGGACCGGGAACATCAGCAGCCCCAGGGCCAGCCAGTCGCGCCGGGACTTCCAGGAGACCGGGTCTGCGGACGGAACCCGGAGCGTCCTGTTCGTGGCAGCGGAAGTCGTCATGCTGTAACTATACCGTCTGGACGGTATAGTTTCAATCGCGGCCGTTGATGAATGGTACGGGAAGGAGTGCATGATTGAAGGCATGCC
The window above is part of the Pseudarthrobacter sp. NS4 genome. Proteins encoded here:
- a CDS encoding Dps family protein, whose product is MKASPTLTNNLQAVLADLIELHVQGKQAHWNIVGTNFRDLHLQLDEIVDAARQFADDTAERMRALHALPDGRSSTVAESTSLAQFPEGLISTKDAIERIVAALEAAVGTMRKVHDEVDEEDPTTADLLHEFIAKLEQFAWMVNAENMKPTASVTAPDAK
- a CDS encoding MFS transporter; this encodes MTTSAATNRTLRVPSADPVSWKSRRDWLALGLLMFPVLLVAVDNTALTFALPAIARSLDPSGVQLLWIVDAYPLVLAGLLVSMGSLGDRIGRRKLLIIGSIGFAALSAATAFAPSPEWLIAGRAALGFFGAMLMPSTLSLIRNIFPEPNRRRLAVAIWAAGFSGGAALGPIFGGWLVEQFWWGAVFLVAVPLMLPLLAFGPLFIPESRDPAPGKVDVPSIALSLLVMVPVVYGIKDIATEGPGPAGLGSVAFGLAMAAVFVRRQLTLASPLLDMSLFRNRVFSMAITANVLALFSFNGFILFLAQHLQLLEGMSPSSAGVAMIPALVATVVAGLVVVPLVRRVRPGFVVGTGLALSAAGYSLVAFGNHSGGPALLLAALLILALGVGTAETISNDLILGAAPPEKSGAAAAISETGYEVGALMGTAVLGSILTASYQHNLRLPAALSEAAPAGAAHSAGETLAGAMEVASVLPAPLADAVREAAATAFDSGVHITAAIGLVLMSAAAVLAAVVLRKVPKAV